The region TGCTGCCCCTACACAGCCAGTGGTAGTTTACAGTTCTAGTCGCCCTCCACCTCAGTCTGGTCCAGTAACTTTCTCCATGCCAGCTGTGAGAATGTTTTGAAGGTCAAATCTGATCTGCCTACAGATTTTAAATGTAATTAGATATGCTTAGAGTCATGCAAGAagaacagagcagaggagaaaatgCACCAGGGGAGGATGAGGGCCTGGCATACTGGTGGTCACTGGGCTCTTGGTTCATTCGGCAGTTTTGGGGCAGTTGAATATCTAACAGCAAAGTCAGTGATAGTGTAGTTTTTGCTCCTCTACTTAACAGAAAAGCAGTATTTCAGCTTGTACTACATTATTCAAAATTATCCCTTAATATAAAAGcacagatatgaaaaagaaccatCTCCTTTCACATTTTAAGGTACTTGTAGGTTGTGTTTGGGGACTCAAGAGACTGGGTGTCTCGTGTTTGACTTACAGGAAGGGAACTGCTATAGCTGTAGGCTAAGGCAACTGCTTTCATCcatgggtgtgagtgtgtgtgctccTAAAACCATGTGCATAAATTAGGTAAATACACGCTGATTTTAAATAACCTTCTTCTGTCTCATTTTAGGGATAATGACTTCTTGCTTCTTGGCTAAGTTACCACCTCCTGCACTTTAATCTCCTGTTGGTGCCATCAGGCTGACTGAAGACAGGGTTTGAAATCTCAGCTGTAAAGAAATCTAGCCAAAGTCTCAATCTTGCCTTAACAATGTTCCAGAGACTGAATAAAATGTTTGTGGGTGAAGTCAGTAATTCTTCCAACAAAGAACCAGAGTTTAGTGAGAAAGAAGATGATGAATGGATTCTTGTTGATTTCATAGGTAAGATATTCTCAGCCCTTAAGCATCAGAGCAAACATAAAAACTCTAGCATCTCAAATTTTGCATAAATAAGCAGTGACTCTCAAGGTATTTACATCtcaaaagtaaataaacaaaaggtTATCTAAAAAATAATTGCAGGAAACATCCTGTGCCAGATAATCAGTCAGTGAAATTGATTGACATCAGACTTACTAGTTTTGCAAACACCCTGATCAAATCAGAGGCATTTTAATAGAAAATCCTCATGCTAGATGGATAGTAACCTATACAGCTTATTATATTTGTTTACTCAGCAGATAAAAAGTCTTAAAACCATTACTGCAAAGCCAACATAATCATACCTCACAGTGATACATACACATTAGGTGCTCAGAAATTTTATAATCATTATGAGTGAATATAAAGAGCTTTGCTTCTGACTTAAATAAAGGGAAGAGTATGAGCATCAACTAACagtaccatctcttctttttctgtgctCTGAATGTGATGTCACTGATACTCATCCTCCTTTGGGACTTCACCAACACATGTGGACTACGGTCTAGACACTTGCACTGGGTTCTCAGCAGCAGAAGACGAGGAAGAAGACATCAATGATGAGTCACCTACTGAGCACTCTTCAGTCTTTTCCTGTTTACCTGCATCTCTTGAGTGCTTGGCTGATACAAGCGATTCCTGCTTCCTCCAGTTTGAGTCCTGTCCAATGGAGGAGAGCTGGTTTATCACCCCTCCCCCATGTTTCACTGCAGGTGGGTTAACCACTATCAAGGTGGAAACCAGTCCTATGGAAAACCTTCTCATCGAACATCCCAGCATGTCTGTCTATGCTGTGCATAACTCCTGCCCCAGTCTCAGTGAGACCAGCTGTGGGACTGATGAATTTCATAACCCAAGTGGTCCCAGGTATGTTGTTAATATTTTACGTTCTCCATAGGCAGTCTGCTTAGCatgcattttattcatttctactaTAATTCAAGGCTAAGTTTTTAGAAGATGAAAGCATTCTTTTTAGAGATTTATGAAAGTATGTGCATGGTGTACGAGTGGTTGGTGGAATGAAAGAAACTTGTTCATTTCACATTTTCAGAAAGGTTAGTTATAGCATGGCCCCAGTGATGTCTCATTTATAACATTCcattactgaaagaaaagaatgacACCTCTGCTAAGTATCTTAGAACATAACTGGCACTTTACAGACCAGAGCATGTGGGATATCAAATTTGACAAGAATAGTATgtctttaaataaaattcttaCTACATTATTTCCTAGTAGTCCTAACTAAGTCACATTAAATGGCACTTAGCCTTGAAAACTGAGAAACCTTGAGCATGAAGTAAAATGGCAGTTTTATCAAACACTGTTGCTCAAAGAGTTATTTTCTGCCTTACGGAGAGGAGAGATTTCCTACCCAAattatgttttcttgttatgtatgggtcctgaGTGGTCTGAAAGGCTCTGAGTGGCAGATAAGTTGAGGGCCTGGGAAGTTTCAGGGGGAGTGCCTGGTCAATTAAGATTGATGTGTTCCAAAGCAAATTT is a window of Manis pentadactyla isolate mManPen7 chromosome 3, mManPen7.hap1, whole genome shotgun sequence DNA encoding:
- the TP53INP1 gene encoding tumor protein p53-inducible nuclear protein 1 isoform X1, whose protein sequence is MFQRLNKMFVGEVSNSSNKEPEFSEKEDDEWILVDFIDTCTGFSAAEDEEEDINDESPTEHSSVFSCLPASLECLADTSDSCFLQFESCPMEESWFITPPPCFTAGGLTTIKVETSPMENLLIEHPSMSVYAVHNSCPSLSETSCGTDEFHNPSGPRVEAQNEMGQHIHCYVTALAAHTAFLEQPKSFRPSQWIKEHSERQSLNRNSLRRQNLTRDCHSRQVKHNGWAVHQPCPRQYNY
- the TP53INP1 gene encoding tumor protein p53-inducible nuclear protein 1 isoform X2, which encodes MFQRLNKMFVGEVSNSSNKEPEFSEKEDDEWILVDFIDTCTGFSAAEDEEEDINDESPTEHSSVFSCLPASLECLADTSDSCFLQFESCPMEESWFITPPPCFTAGGLTTIKVETSPMENLLIEHPSMSVYAVHNSCPSLSETSCGTDEFHNPSGPRARKSCL